GGGTTTTATCTGTATGGCTGAGCTAAAAAAGCGGCTCGAGTATCTTTCAGCCTTTCCGCTTGTCCTGATGACAAGAATTTTTGACAAATCAGCCCTATCGCTAAAATCTCCTGCTAGATTGATATAGTATTTAAGCCCCTTACCTTGAGCATGAACGAAGGCTCCTGGGAGTGAAACTTCGCCCTGAACTAAGATGAGATTGTTTTTGTTTGGGATATTGATCACATCTTCATCTTCTAAGATGACTGATTTATAGGCATTTGGATTTTCGATAACGATTTGACCCTTTGGCTCAACCTCTTTTGCTCTTTGGATAAACTCAAGAATATTTCTTGCTTGATTTACCCTCATAGCAGCGCCTTCTGAATTTGCTGAAGGAGCTGTTAGAGCTAGTGTTTCAAGCTCTTTGAGCTGAGCTTCTATGAGTTTTTTTTGTGTTCTTGCTACACTTTTTCTAAAAACCTGCACCGAGTTCATGTCTGATTGGCTATTTGGCTTGATGAGTTTAACAACTTCTTCTAAGCTCGTGCCTTTTCTTACTACAAAAGAGTGCAAACCACCATGTTCGCCCTCTATCTTCACGCTAATACTTTGGGAGTTAAAATCAGGACGAAACTCTATCTCATCGCCACTATTAAGAGCCGTGTTAGCAAAGTCTTTTTTATTTACAGCCTTGATGTGAAGCTCGTGATTGTCCCCATAAGTTCTTATGATAGCACTTGTTGTAGTGGGCTTCATGCCTGCGATATTTGCAAGATCAAAAAGTGTTTTGATATCATCTTTAAGTTCAAATCTAAAAGGCTTTTGCACCTCGCCACTTGCTAGAGCATAATGCTTTAAATTTGAAACTAAGATCACATCTCCACTTCTAAAAGGAAATAAATACATCTGCCCACGCAATAAAAAATCATATAAATCAATGGTGTTAATAAGCTTATTATCCCTTAAAATTTGTATATTTCTAAAGCTTCCATAGTCTAAATTTATCCCACCTGCCTTATCGATGTATTGGATTATAGAATCAGAGCTTAGTCCTTGATAAAGTCCGGGATTATTCACATTCCCGGTTACAAAAACACTAACATTTTGATAAGCATTCATATCTGCATAAACAAAAACATTGCTTTTATAAACCTTGCTTACACTTGCTTTGATCACGCTTAAAAGCTCGCTATTTTTTACGCCCAAAACCCTTATCGCTCCAACTTGAGGGATAAAGATATTTCCTTGAGAATCCACGACTAAATTTCTTTCAAATTCAATCGCACCCCAAATTTTAAGGCTGATTTGATCGCCAACAGCAATTTTATAATCAGGATTATAAAGATGTTGCGTTGTTGCGATAAATTTCCCACCAAACAAATGAGAGCCAAAGACTTTAGGTGCTTGGTTGATGACTTGTGTTTGAGGATCTTGATTTGTTTGAGTGCTTGGTTGAGCTAAGGAGCTATTTTCATCATAAAGGCTTGCTTGTGCTGCTTGTGTTCCTGCAATCTGCGAGACATCAACTGCTAAGACATTTAGCATGC
This genomic interval from Campylobacter sp. MIT 99-7217 contains the following:
- a CDS encoding polysaccharide biosynthesis/export family protein, with product MKKILLISIISMLNVLAVDVSQIAGTQAAQASLYDENSSLAQPSTQTNQDPQTQVINQAPKVFGSHLFGGKFIATTQHLYNPDYKIAVGDQISLKIWGAIEFERNLVVDSQGNIFIPQVGAIRVLGVKNSELLSVIKASVSKVYKSNVFVYADMNAYQNVSVFVTGNVNNPGLYQGLSSDSIIQYIDKAGGINLDYGSFRNIQILRDNKLINTIDLYDFLLRGQMYLFPFRSGDVILVSNLKHYALASGEVQKPFRFELKDDIKTLFDLANIAGMKPTTTSAIIRTYGDNHELHIKAVNKKDFANTALNSGDEIEFRPDFNSQSISVKIEGEHGGLHSFVVRKGTSLEEVVKLIKPNSQSDMNSVQVFRKSVARTQKKLIEAQLKELETLALTAPSANSEGAAMRVNQARNILEFIQRAKEVEPKGQIVIENPNAYKSVILEDEDVINIPNKNNLILVQGEVSLPGAFVHAQGKGLKYYINLAGDFSDRADLSKILVIRTSGKAERYSSRFFSSAIQIKPGDSILVLPKVDSQNLQIIGMLTQIVYQIAIATNVVLNINK